The stretch of DNA GCTGCAAAGGAAAAGTTCCCTCAGATTCTGGAAGATTAAACCGCTCCAAAAACAAAGGCGATCGCCGTTACAAACATAGATACGATTACCAGCGTTTGGAACTTATCCAGGTTTTTGAAGGCAGAATAAGCTGTCAGCGCGATCAGCACATCAGCAATGATGATTATGCCATACAAGCTGCCTGCAGATCCACGCACCACAGGATAGATGCTTACAAGGATAGATACCGCAAAGAACACTGCTGCTAAGGCAGCAGCATTTCTTCTCCCTATCTTCATGGGAAGCGTTGTCCTTCCTGCATCACCATCCATATCTTTTATGTCAAGTCCTATCTCCCTTCCAAGAGATATCAGAATAATCATTGCGGCTATTGCATAGCAGGATTCCACGTTCCCCACTACAGCCCCTCCAAGAAGGAAAACCATGCCGGTGAGGACGCCGATAGTTATATTTCCGATAAATCCAAGCTGTTTCAATAATAATTCATAAACAATAATGAAGACGCATGCGGCTATGACGATCGCAGTAGAGACATAATTTGGAAGCAGAAACGAGAGGATGATGGAAAAAGCCAATGCGGTCATCCCAATATACAATGCTGTGTCGGCGCTCATACGGCCTGAAGGTATCGGCCTCTCGGGGTGTGCGACCTTGTCAACATCCCTATCGACATAATCGTTTACAGAGTTTCCTCCGATAACAAACGCCAGCACCACTGGAACAGCTATCAGCAGATCATTCAGATAATCATCAATATTTGATCCTGCTGCAATAAAAGCAGCAGCAATGAGAAATACGATCCCCATCAGCAGAACTACGGGCCTGAACAGCTGCAGATATTTGTTCACACCGCTCTAAAAGCATTTTTACACTTAAATTATCTGAAAGGAGAGGTATAAAATACTACAGAATAGGTGGGCATGATGTGCCGAAGGCCTTTGACTATGTCAAAAGAACTAAAAAGATACTTGCGGTCATCTTCATTGTCTGGCTTGCTCTCGTGTTCATAGCTCCTGCGACACTGCCGTCTGGAAGCGTAGATAATCTGGATGGTTCAGCGGGCAACATGGATAACATGGATGTCATTTCTGAAATGAATCCTCTGGCGGCTGTGATGTACATATTGGGAGATGCCAACTGCCACCAGATGGCCAGCAACAGTCTTTACATAAACGGCAATGAGATGCCGTTCTGCATAAGGGATACTGGAATCTTCATAGGTTTGGTGATAGGTTCGCTGATATCACTTCTTGCCGCTCCCAGATTCAAATGGATTGTTCTGGCAGTTTTGATTCTCCCCATCCTGATAGACGGCGGGGCCCAGATGGTATCTGACTATGTATCATTCAACCAGCTCAGGTTAGTTACTGGAGTTCTCTGCGGAATAGGCGTCACATACTTCTTAGGATACCTGGCAGAAAGCGCTGTTAAAAAGTGAGGGAGCAGGCACAAAAGTCCTGACGCGAGGCCGTTCTGATATGTATTTTGGAGCACACAGTTTTAATGTGGTGCGTAAGAGAACGGGCTTATATCGCTACTCCCTCAACAGTCATTAAAACGTACATGGATTTGAAACCTTCCCCATCAGAGGCGGATCGATAGATTGATTATACCCAGTCACACCTAAACATATAAAAATATGAACGCTTTTAAGAGTAGTTACAACAACAAATAAGATTGTAAATTATTCTGACAAAATGTAATATATAAGTTTTTTAATTTAAAGAATATCTCAATCATATTTGACTTTCTAAAAGAGACAACAGCCTAATTCAGCCCTGAAAGGTCTCTAAGATTTTATGATATATAATTGTCTGAACTCAGCCTGCAGACAACTCTTTGAGACACGTAATTGTTTAAGGGTGCTTAAGCATATTCTATGTGACTGGAATCGTACGCAGAACGTTTGCATTTTCTCATCGGATGATATTTTAGTATCCAGAGCTTTAGAAAGCATCGTTTAATCTAGACAAGTTATAAATACAGCGCCTTCATTTCAAAGAATCAGCGAGAAAAACATTATCTTTTAACCGCTTTTGAGGTTGATCGCTATGGCAGATGATAATAAATTAAAGACTGGGACAACTACGCTGGGTATTGTGTATAGCGACGGTGTGGTCATGGCTACAGAACACCGTGCTACAATGAATAACGTCATTGCTCATAAGGACGTTAGAAAACTCTTCAAGATCGACGACAACCTTGGATTGACTGTTGCCGGTTTAGTTGGAGATGCCCAAGTTCTTACTCGTTATGTTAAAGCAGAGATTGAACTTTACAAGCTTAAGCGTGGGGCGCCGATGTCCGTTAATGCTGCCAGTACACTTCTTGCAAATCTGATGAGAAACGGCGGCGGATCATATGGTTTCTACTATGTAGGCCTGATTATGGGCGGCATAGACAAGAACGGAGGACATTTATTCTCACTTGACTCTGCAGGCGGACTTATCGAAGATTATTTCATTTCTGTTGGATCTGGTTCACCATATGCATACGGTGTGCTGGAAGACAATTATAAGCCGAACATGTCTGAAGATGAAGCTGTCAACACTGCAATCAGAGCTTTGAATGCTGCAATGCGCCGCGACTCCGCTA from Candidatus Methanomassiliicoccus intestinalis Issoire-Mx1 encodes:
- a CDS encoding UbiA family prenyltransferase, with the protein product MNKYLQLFRPVVLLMGIVFLIAAAFIAAGSNIDDYLNDLLIAVPVVLAFVIGGNSVNDYVDRDVDKVAHPERPIPSGRMSADTALYIGMTALAFSIILSFLLPNYVSTAIVIAACVFIIVYELLLKQLGFIGNITIGVLTGMVFLLGGAVVGNVESCYAIAAMIILISLGREIGLDIKDMDGDAGRTTLPMKIGRRNAAALAAVFFAVSILVSIYPVVRGSAGSLYGIIIIADVLIALTAYSAFKNLDKFQTLVIVSMFVTAIAFVFGAV
- a CDS encoding DUF2085 domain-containing protein codes for the protein MPKAFDYVKRTKKILAVIFIVWLALVFIAPATLPSGSVDNLDGSAGNMDNMDVISEMNPLAAVMYILGDANCHQMASNSLYINGNEMPFCIRDTGIFIGLVIGSLISLLAAPRFKWIVLAVLILPILIDGGAQMVSDYVSFNQLRLVTGVLCGIGVTYFLGYLAESAVKK
- the psmB gene encoding archaeal proteasome endopeptidase complex subunit beta, which produces MADDNKLKTGTTTLGIVYSDGVVMATEHRATMNNVIAHKDVRKLFKIDDNLGLTVAGLVGDAQVLTRYVKAEIELYKLKRGAPMSVNAASTLLANLMRNGGGSYGFYYVGLIMGGIDKNGGHLFSLDSAGGLIEDYFISVGSGSPYAYGVLEDNYKPNMSEDEAVNTAIRALNAAMRRDSASGDGYAVAVINKDGFRELSAEESLKRAEDMNLMVGFAKHY